In one Halichondria panicea chromosome 4, odHalPani1.1, whole genome shotgun sequence genomic region, the following are encoded:
- the LOC135335605 gene encoding uncharacterized protein LOC135335605 produces MKQCNETLSKLASAVDKLSTDSAIQANTKKLLQKKVQEKHEALSTITSKFGEVISHPDDNQFFSVDNFNGKDTDIDPIREHLQTVFDSRFKAAKLPIRPVQLLFGVILRKEFEIATMEECIQIGKALQMDEEEVKFTIWYLHQCVGALLYYPDIKDKESYFKNRVICSPNVVFNSISLLFVESLLSLHSCDRKYRFTADEINKWQEFGQFSIATIKLCCSKSNETKVKEGELIPVDKLVKLLEHVSLLAPIVGKGPQPVYFMPAILECASKEELLNTPAIDSNTPSPIKITFESGYVPIGVFCAMISKLVSEGQK; encoded by the coding sequence ATGAAGCAATGTAACGAAACCCTCTCCAAGCTAGCAAGTGCAGTTGATAAGTTGAGCACCGATTCTGCCATTCAAGCCAACACTAAAAAGCTGTTGCAGAAAAAAGTTCAAGAGAAGCACGAAGCTTTATCCACCATTACCTCAAAATTTGGTGAAGTCATCAGCCACCCAGATGATAATCAATTCTTCTCCGTTGATAATTTCAATGGCAAAGATACTGACATTGATCCGATTCGTGAACACCTTCAAACAGTGTTTGACTCACGTTTCAAAGCTGCCAAACTCCCGATTCGCCCAGTACAGCTCCTTTTTGGTGTCATTCTGAGAAAAGAATTTGAAATTGCGACGATGGAAGAGTGTATTCAGATCGGCAAAGCATTGCAGATGGATGAAGAGGAGGTGAAGTTCACTATTTGGTATTTGCACCAGTGTGTGGGGGCCCTTCTCTACTACCCTGACATCAAGGACAAGGAGTCTTACTTCAAAAACCGTGTCATCTGCAGCCCCAATGTTGTCTTCAACAGCATCAGTCTCCTTTTTGTCGAATCTCTTCTATCTCTACACTCATGTGATAGGAAGTATCGTTTCACCGCTGACGAGATCAATAAGTGGCAAGAATTCGGGCAATTCTCGATTGCTACGATTAAACTCTGCTGTTCCAAGTCAAACGAGACAAAAGTGAAAGAAGGTGAATTGATCCCGGTCGACAAGCTTGTGAAGTTGCTTGAGCATGTCAGTCTCCTTGCACCCATAGTTGGTAAAGGTCCCCAGCCAGTCTACTTCATGCCAGCTATCCTCGAGTGTGCCTCAAAGGAAGAGCTTTTAAATACTCCAGCCATCGACTCCAACACACCCTCTCCAATCAAGATCACCTTCGAGTCTGGCTATGTGCCCATTGGTGTCTTCTGTGCCATGATCAGCAAATTGGTTTCCGAGGGACAAAAATGA